A section of the Pseudovibrio sp. M1P-2-3 genome encodes:
- the coaD gene encoding pantetheine-phosphate adenylyltransferase, which translates to MKRTAIYAGSFDPITNGHIDILEQSLVLADEVIVAIGVHPGKQPLFSFDERAQLIEQSVHEVLGLDLVARVKTVSFDSLVVDAAKERGSHILIRGLRDSTDLNYEMQMAGMNGAMAPDIKTVFLPASPETRPITATLVRQIAKMGGDYSKFVPNCVAKQLAAKVSK; encoded by the coding sequence ATGAAACGTACTGCAATCTATGCTGGCTCATTTGACCCTATTACAAACGGGCATATTGATATTCTTGAACAGTCGCTGGTATTGGCTGATGAAGTAATTGTGGCTATTGGCGTTCATCCTGGTAAGCAGCCTTTATTCAGTTTTGACGAGCGGGCGCAGCTTATCGAGCAGTCGGTGCATGAAGTCCTTGGACTTGATCTGGTTGCGCGAGTAAAGACCGTTAGCTTTGATAGTTTAGTGGTGGATGCAGCAAAGGAGCGGGGGAGTCATATCCTTATTCGCGGTTTGCGTGACAGCACCGATTTGAACTATGAAATGCAGATGGCGGGCATGAACGGGGCAATGGCCCCTGACATCAAGACCGTATTTTTGCCAGCTTCTCCTGAAACAAGGCCGATTACTGCAACGCTGGTGCGGCAAATTGCAAAAATGGGGGGAGATTACTCCAAGTTTGTGCCCAACTGCGTTGCAAAGCAACTTGCTGCTAAAGTTTCTAAATAA
- a CDS encoding peptidylprolyl isomerase: protein MFRSFAAALAIVGGVLFSFSAQAQDADNTLYIDLKDGRVEIELLPDVAPKHVERIKTLANQGFYDGIVFHRVIDGFMAQTGDPTGTGRGGSDLPDLPAEFSKVPFERGTLGMARSASPDSANSQFFIMFDNGSFLNGKYTVFGQVTSGMEFVDKIKRGEPVRNPDKIIKMRVASHDD, encoded by the coding sequence GTGTTTCGTAGTTTTGCTGCTGCGCTGGCCATTGTTGGCGGTGTGTTATTTTCGTTCTCCGCTCAAGCTCAAGATGCGGACAATACACTCTATATTGACTTGAAAGACGGGCGCGTCGAAATTGAATTGCTGCCCGATGTTGCTCCCAAGCATGTGGAGCGCATTAAGACGCTTGCAAATCAGGGCTTTTATGACGGGATTGTTTTTCACCGTGTAATTGATGGCTTCATGGCACAAACTGGAGACCCAACGGGTACGGGGCGTGGTGGTTCAGACCTTCCAGACCTTCCTGCTGAATTCAGCAAGGTGCCTTTCGAACGCGGAACATTGGGCATGGCCCGTTCTGCAAGCCCGGATAGTGCCAATTCCCAGTTCTTCATTATGTTTGACAATGGTTCGTTCTTGAACGGCAAATACACCGTTTTTGGTCAGGTAACTTCTGGAATGGAGTTTGTTGACAAGATTAAACGTGGAGAACCGGTACGCAATCCCGATAAAATTATCAAGATGCGGGTTGCTAGTCACGACGACTAG
- a CDS encoding peptidylprolyl isomerase, with the protein METTQGEVVIEMRPDLAPNHVARIKELVREGFYNGIVFHRVIDGFMAQTGCPQGTGTGGSGKKLKAEFNNEKHVRGTCSMARAMDPNSGDSQFFICFEDSSWLDGQYTVWGLVTSGMDNVDKIKRGEPVADPDKIVSVKVAADA; encoded by the coding sequence ATGGAAACAACACAGGGTGAAGTGGTTATTGAAATGCGCCCGGACCTGGCTCCAAACCATGTTGCTCGCATTAAAGAGCTGGTTCGCGAAGGTTTTTACAACGGTATCGTATTCCACCGTGTGATTGACGGCTTCATGGCGCAAACCGGTTGCCCGCAAGGCACAGGTACAGGCGGCTCCGGCAAGAAACTCAAAGCTGAGTTCAACAACGAGAAGCACGTGCGCGGCACATGTTCTATGGCACGTGCTATGGACCCGAACTCCGGTGACAGCCAGTTCTTCATCTGCTTTGAAGATTCTTCCTGGCTCGATGGTCAGTACACTGTTTGGGGTCTGGTGACTTCCGGCATGGACAATGTTGACAAGATCAAGCGCGGCGAGCCTGTGGCAGACCCAGACAAGATCGTTTCCGTAAAAGTTGCTGCAGACGCTTAA
- the queA gene encoding tRNA preQ1(34) S-adenosylmethionine ribosyltransferase-isomerase QueA, whose product MRVDEFDFDLPNDNIALRPASPRDSARMLVVMPNGEQLLQDSGVKDLASYLEPGDALVFNDTKVIPAQLLGFRERDGVIAKVGVTLHQRAGADGWRAFVRPAKKLKVGDTVKFCFSAEELESAYLSARVEEKSEAGDILFRFNLTANELDTAIAEVGHIPLPPYIASKRAEDEQDRSDYQTMYAKHKGAVAAPTAGLHFTDALFQSLEERGVEKHFVTLHVGAGTFLPVKVDNTDDHQMHDEWGEISAQTAEKLNAVKARGNKVVCVGTTSLRILESATRDDGVIQAISDSTDIFITPGYRFRAVDALMTNFHLPKSTLFMLVSAFSGLDEMRQAYEHAIQTNYRFYSYGDSSLLFPKGMPSQ is encoded by the coding sequence ATGCGCGTTGATGAGTTTGATTTTGACCTTCCCAATGACAATATCGCGTTAAGACCTGCAAGCCCCCGTGATAGCGCCCGTATGTTGGTGGTTATGCCAAATGGGGAACAGTTATTGCAGGATAGCGGTGTGAAGGATCTTGCCAGCTATCTGGAACCCGGCGATGCACTGGTGTTTAACGATACGAAGGTGATCCCTGCGCAGTTGCTCGGGTTTCGTGAGCGTGATGGTGTGATTGCTAAAGTGGGCGTAACACTGCACCAAAGAGCAGGAGCCGATGGATGGCGGGCGTTTGTGCGCCCTGCCAAGAAGCTTAAGGTTGGAGATACGGTCAAATTCTGCTTTAGCGCGGAGGAACTGGAAAGTGCCTACCTGAGCGCTCGTGTGGAAGAAAAGTCAGAGGCGGGGGATATCCTGTTTCGCTTTAACCTGACTGCAAATGAACTGGATACTGCTATTGCGGAAGTGGGACATATCCCGCTTCCTCCTTATATTGCGTCAAAACGGGCAGAAGACGAGCAGGACCGCTCCGACTATCAAACCATGTATGCAAAGCACAAAGGCGCGGTTGCTGCCCCGACTGCTGGCTTGCACTTTACGGATGCTCTGTTTCAAAGCCTTGAGGAGCGCGGTGTTGAAAAGCACTTTGTGACGCTGCATGTGGGGGCGGGGACCTTCTTGCCGGTGAAAGTGGATAACACTGATGACCACCAGATGCATGATGAATGGGGGGAGATTTCTGCGCAGACTGCCGAAAAGCTGAATGCCGTGAAGGCGCGAGGCAACAAGGTGGTGTGTGTGGGCACTACATCCCTGCGCATTCTGGAGTCTGCCACCCGTGATGACGGTGTTATTCAGGCAATCTCCGATTCAACAGATATCTTCATCACTCCGGGCTACCGGTTCCGTGCTGTGGATGCTTTGATGACCAATTTCCACTTGCCCAAGTCCACATTGTTTATGCTTGTGAGCGCATTTTCCGGCCTTGATGAAATGCGCCAAGCCTATGAGCACGCCATTCAAACCAACTACCGTTTCTACAGTTACGGAGACAGCTCCCTTCTGTTTCCAAAAGGAATGCCATCTCAATGA
- the tgt gene encoding tRNA guanosine(34) transglycosylase Tgt: MTNQKPFSFKLLKKDGMARRGEISTPHGTVATPAFMPVGTQATVKAMYPEQIRELGADVVLGNTYHLMLRPTAERINKLGGLHKFMNWPHTILTDSGGFQVMSLAQLRKLNEEGVTFSSHHDGSKHFMSPERSVEIQGLLGSDIQMQLDQCIGLPAERGDIQQAMELSLRWAERSRNQFEKMGGPEKGQGLYGIVQGGDDPELRIESAMKLGDMPFEGYSVGGLAVGEPQAVMLKMLEVTTPAMPENKPRYLMGVGTPEDLLESVARGIDQFDCVMPTRAGRHGLAYTRYGKVNLKNARHAEDPRPLDEQAACPATNNYSRAYLHHLVRVNEGLAGMLLTWNNLAYYQTLMREIREAIDESRFEDFRAKTKEDWARGDIEPYVWS, translated from the coding sequence ATGACAAATCAAAAACCGTTCTCTTTTAAACTGCTGAAAAAAGACGGCATGGCCCGTCGCGGTGAGATTTCTACCCCGCACGGTACTGTTGCAACGCCAGCCTTTATGCCGGTCGGTACACAGGCCACCGTTAAAGCCATGTACCCTGAGCAAATTCGCGAACTTGGAGCAGATGTTGTTCTTGGCAACACCTACCACTTGATGCTGCGCCCAACGGCAGAGCGGATCAATAAGCTGGGCGGCCTGCATAAATTTATGAACTGGCCGCACACCATCTTGACTGACTCAGGTGGTTTTCAGGTTATGTCTCTTGCGCAGCTTCGCAAGTTGAATGAGGAAGGTGTGACGTTTTCCTCGCATCATGATGGTTCCAAACACTTCATGAGCCCTGAACGTTCCGTTGAAATTCAGGGGCTTTTGGGCTCTGATATTCAGATGCAGCTGGACCAGTGCATTGGTTTGCCTGCTGAGCGGGGGGACATCCAGCAGGCTATGGAACTTTCGTTGCGGTGGGCCGAACGGTCTCGCAATCAGTTCGAAAAAATGGGTGGACCTGAAAAAGGCCAGGGCCTCTATGGTATCGTGCAGGGGGGGGATGACCCTGAGCTGCGCATTGAATCTGCAATGAAACTGGGTGATATGCCGTTTGAGGGGTATTCTGTGGGTGGTCTTGCTGTGGGTGAGCCGCAGGCTGTGATGCTGAAAATGCTGGAAGTGACAACGCCAGCCATGCCGGAAAACAAGCCACGCTATTTGATGGGTGTTGGAACACCGGAAGACCTTCTTGAAAGTGTGGCCCGCGGTATTGACCAGTTTGATTGTGTGATGCCGACCCGCGCTGGTCGTCATGGCCTCGCTTACACCCGCTACGGTAAGGTGAACCTGAAAAACGCCCGTCATGCGGAAGACCCGCGCCCGTTGGACGAGCAGGCTGCATGCCCGGCAACAAACAACTATTCTCGTGCTTACCTACACCACTTGGTGCGCGTGAACGAGGGGCTGGCTGGTATGCTTCTTACATGGAACAATCTGGCTTATTACCAGACTTTGATGCGCGAAATTCGCGAAGCCATTGACGAAAGCCGCTTTGAAGACTTCCGTGCTAAAACCAAAGAAGATTGGGCACGCGGGGATATTGAACCCTATGTTTGGTCATAG
- a CDS encoding nucleotide sugar dehydrogenase yields the protein MSIRQRLSIIGLGYVGLPVACAFAQAGYTTIAYDRDIHRIRQLKELKDRTHSVEAEHLADPNLQFTCHPEDLGSASIHIITVPTPIDRAKAPDLSALKDACTTVGTALSQGDLVILESTVFPGATEEIAVPILEQASSLSCGHHFQVGYSPERINPGDAQHSLESVIKIISAGSTQALEQMQGLYGSIIKGGLYLAPSIRVAEAAKAIENTQRDLNIALMNELAVLFHHIGIDTRDVLEAAQTKWNFLPFKPGLVGGHCIGVDPYYLTHKAHQLGLSPQVILAGRSTNENMSVFIATQIIQACIKLARPMPPKVAILGITYKENVPDTRNSKTISLAQELVKFGASLSIYDPLADAKTLQKDHGLQLETAPPSAVHDAVVLAVPHSVFFEKKQNKWELVMDFLGNGSTFVADLHNLLERKQAPESIELWRL from the coding sequence ATGAGTATCAGGCAGAGGCTTTCAATAATAGGTCTTGGCTATGTTGGCCTTCCTGTTGCCTGCGCATTTGCACAGGCAGGCTACACCACAATTGCCTATGACAGGGATATCCATCGCATCCGCCAACTCAAAGAACTTAAAGACAGAACCCACAGTGTGGAGGCAGAGCATCTTGCTGATCCCAATTTGCAATTCACCTGTCATCCTGAAGATTTGGGTTCCGCCAGCATTCATATCATTACCGTTCCCACCCCCATTGACAGAGCCAAGGCACCCGATCTTTCGGCCTTGAAAGACGCCTGTACAACGGTTGGCACCGCATTAAGTCAAGGGGATCTGGTCATTTTGGAATCAACGGTCTTTCCCGGAGCCACAGAGGAAATTGCGGTACCTATTTTGGAACAAGCATCCAGCCTGTCCTGCGGTCACCATTTTCAAGTGGGATATTCCCCCGAGCGCATCAATCCCGGCGATGCCCAGCACTCTTTGGAAAGCGTCATTAAAATAATTTCCGCAGGCTCAACGCAAGCACTGGAACAAATGCAGGGCCTTTATGGCTCAATCATCAAAGGCGGGTTATACCTTGCCCCCAGTATCCGCGTGGCAGAAGCGGCCAAAGCTATCGAAAATACCCAGAGAGATTTAAATATCGCTCTCATGAACGAACTGGCCGTGCTGTTTCATCACATAGGCATTGATACACGCGATGTTCTGGAAGCCGCCCAAACCAAATGGAATTTTTTGCCTTTCAAACCGGGGCTTGTAGGAGGTCACTGCATTGGTGTTGATCCTTACTACCTCACCCACAAGGCCCACCAGTTGGGGCTGTCCCCGCAGGTTATTCTGGCGGGCCGCAGCACCAATGAAAACATGAGCGTGTTCATTGCCACCCAAATCATTCAAGCTTGTATTAAGTTGGCAAGGCCAATGCCGCCCAAGGTGGCTATCCTCGGAATTACCTATAAGGAAAATGTGCCGGATACGCGTAACTCAAAGACTATCAGCCTTGCGCAAGAGCTGGTGAAGTTCGGCGCATCCCTCAGTATTTACGACCCCCTTGCAGATGCAAAAACACTGCAAAAAGATCACGGCCTACAGTTGGAAACAGCCCCACCATCAGCTGTGCACGATGCCGTTGTTCTTGCAGTCCCCCATTCTGTTTTTTTTGAAAAAAAGCAGAATAAATGGGAGCTCGTGATGGACTTTTTAGGCAATGGAAGCACCTTTGTAGCGGACCTTCACAACCTTCTGGAACGAAAACAAGCGCCAGAGTCCATTGAACTCTGGCGCTTGTAG
- the gcvA gene encoding transcriptional regulator GcvA, producing the protein MSTLKYPPLANLQAFIAVGKMKSFTKAAEELLLTPGAVSQKIKNLEDQLGHKLLIRNSRRVTFTAKGETYFNEVYPAVMTITNATHNIFSPKQKSVLTLSITPSFALHWLVPRLEGFYRDHPGITINIHASNDLVDFEIDDIDLAIRHGLGTYPKLKVERLFCEDLIPVCSPSLINGPFPLTCPEDLAGHTLLHNAAAKDWELLVRAIDIDLPNAGNGPRFNYDALKIQSAIEGHGVALARASLVQRELTQGSLTIPFKMRFPIDFAHYAVYPRSRSIPQELYVFLEWLKAEAAHYSVSQEETAQE; encoded by the coding sequence ATGAGCACACTCAAGTACCCCCCTCTTGCCAACCTGCAGGCCTTTATCGCAGTCGGAAAAATGAAGAGCTTCACCAAAGCTGCGGAAGAACTTCTCCTCACACCCGGTGCCGTCAGCCAGAAAATCAAAAATCTGGAGGACCAGCTGGGTCACAAACTTCTCATAAGAAATAGTCGGAGAGTTACATTTACGGCCAAGGGGGAGACCTATTTCAATGAAGTCTATCCTGCGGTTATGACCATCACCAACGCGACACACAACATTTTCAGCCCGAAACAGAAATCAGTCTTAACGCTCAGCATCACCCCCTCATTTGCACTCCACTGGCTTGTGCCACGGCTAGAGGGGTTTTATCGGGATCATCCGGGCATCACCATCAACATTCACGCCAGCAATGATCTGGTAGACTTTGAAATTGATGATATTGATCTGGCGATCCGCCACGGGCTTGGCACCTACCCGAAATTAAAAGTGGAACGCCTTTTTTGTGAAGACCTCATTCCTGTTTGCAGCCCAAGTCTCATTAATGGCCCCTTCCCATTAACCTGCCCAGAAGATTTAGCGGGTCACACACTCTTGCACAATGCAGCTGCGAAAGATTGGGAACTACTTGTCCGGGCTATTGATATAGACCTTCCAAATGCAGGTAACGGGCCACGCTTCAATTACGATGCACTTAAAATCCAGTCTGCCATCGAAGGACATGGCGTGGCACTGGCCCGTGCCAGCCTCGTTCAGCGTGAACTTACACAGGGCTCTCTAACCATCCCTTTCAAAATGCGCTTCCCAATAGATTTCGCCCATTATGCCGTCTACCCAAGATCACGTAGCATACCGCAGGAGCTCTATGTATTTTTGGAATGGCTAAAAGCTGAGGCCGCTCACTATTCAGTCTCGCAGGAGGAGACGGCGCAGGAGTAA
- a CDS encoding MFS transporter, whose protein sequence is MISTINGRWLLVLLGFVALAMAFSTRSLLGLAMPAWEAEFGWTKSAISGAGAIGLIVMAVVAPFVGHSIDRYGARPVIVSGMVMIGLGSLLIATMQSQGVFFLGFAGISAVGFGIVSMHAVATAIAPHFNERRGLATGITSSGATGGQLLFVPLFSIVASVYSWREGYWMVGGGTLALALICWISLKTRSASATTKGESQSDNQTLRGVTNSLVKSPVFHGLFWSFALCGFTTAGVIETHLLPYASICGYGSVTSASAYGILSAFNLVGMIVAGYLSDRMNGVVLLSGIYLMRAASFILLMFIAVDVQFLFLFAIVFGLFDYSTVPVTANLTAKHLGLRVMGLTMGVLAAGHALGAASGAYLGGVVYDYYGSYSNVWLMLVGLAALSGFLVVALCAGREEEEVAIQTSGH, encoded by the coding sequence GTGATAAGCACAATTAATGGGCGTTGGCTTTTGGTTTTATTGGGATTCGTGGCCTTGGCGATGGCGTTTTCAACGCGCTCTTTGCTTGGGTTGGCCATGCCCGCATGGGAGGCCGAATTCGGCTGGACAAAGAGCGCAATTTCGGGGGCAGGTGCTATTGGCCTGATAGTAATGGCCGTTGTTGCGCCGTTTGTGGGGCATTCGATCGATCGCTATGGGGCAAGGCCTGTGATTGTAAGTGGTATGGTCATGATCGGACTAGGATCCCTGCTCATAGCTACAATGCAATCTCAAGGGGTCTTTTTCCTAGGTTTTGCTGGAATTTCTGCTGTCGGATTCGGGATTGTCTCCATGCATGCGGTCGCCACTGCCATAGCGCCGCATTTTAATGAGAGACGCGGGCTTGCCACAGGAATTACCTCTAGTGGGGCCACAGGCGGACAGCTGCTCTTCGTGCCCCTGTTTTCAATTGTGGCGAGTGTATATAGCTGGCGTGAAGGCTATTGGATGGTCGGTGGGGGCACTTTGGCTCTAGCGTTGATTTGCTGGATTTCCCTAAAAACTAGAAGTGCCAGTGCGACGACGAAAGGCGAGAGCCAATCCGATAATCAAACTTTGCGAGGTGTAACAAATTCACTTGTAAAAAGCCCTGTCTTTCACGGGTTGTTTTGGAGCTTTGCACTGTGCGGCTTCACCACAGCGGGCGTTATTGAAACCCATTTACTCCCTTATGCGTCCATATGCGGTTACGGCTCTGTAACAAGCGCGTCCGCCTATGGAATTTTGTCGGCCTTCAACCTTGTGGGAATGATTGTTGCGGGGTATTTGAGTGACCGGATGAATGGGGTTGTATTGTTGAGTGGCATCTATCTGATGCGGGCGGCCAGTTTTATTCTGCTGATGTTTATTGCGGTAGATGTGCAGTTTCTGTTTCTGTTTGCCATTGTCTTTGGCTTATTTGATTACTCTACGGTTCCAGTTACCGCCAACCTTACTGCCAAGCATCTTGGCTTGAGAGTTATGGGGCTTACCATGGGCGTGCTTGCAGCGGGGCATGCGCTGGGGGCAGCTAGCGGAGCTTATCTGGGCGGCGTTGTCTATGATTACTACGGAAGCTATTCCAATGTCTGGCTTATGTTAGTTGGGCTTGCAGCCCTTTCCGGTTTTCTTGTGGTAGCGCTTTGTGCGGGCAGGGAAGAAGAGGAAGTCGCGATCCAGACTTCCGGCCACTAA
- a CDS encoding mandelate racemase/muconate lactonizing enzyme family protein, whose amino-acid sequence MAKISRIEARLVTIPPLKTRSDAIQSFVAQETPILTIYDDEGVSGTGYSYTIGTGGSSVMALLEDHLLPDLLGRDTRRVEQIWHDLYFGTHATTVGPITTLALAAIDVALWDLNCRRNGIPLHLAAGGAHGSIPVYSTESGWLNMSEKELVHEAKQDIKRGFTATKIKVGKPSIYEDVCRLSAIRQAVGPDFQIMIDANQGLTLPDALRRARAFEALNLTWIEEPLPADDVLQHKQLAAHTSTPIAIGESLYSLSQFKDYLHSQACSIVQVDVARIGGITPWLKVAHLAQAFNVPVSPHFLMELHLPLVCAVPNGRWLEYIPQLTPITKSSVSIKEGHAYPSAVAGHGIEWDWEAIEQVLTAKIEL is encoded by the coding sequence ATGGCAAAAATAAGCCGCATCGAAGCAAGACTTGTCACAATCCCCCCACTAAAGACAAGATCGGACGCCATTCAATCCTTTGTGGCTCAGGAAACCCCGATCCTGACCATTTATGATGATGAGGGCGTGAGCGGGACTGGCTACAGTTACACCATCGGCACCGGCGGCTCCTCTGTTATGGCCCTCTTGGAAGACCACCTTCTGCCCGACCTTTTAGGGCGAGACACACGCAGGGTCGAGCAAATCTGGCATGACCTTTACTTTGGAACCCATGCAACAACTGTCGGCCCCATTACGACCCTCGCCCTTGCCGCCATAGATGTGGCGCTTTGGGATTTGAATTGTCGGAGAAATGGGATTCCCCTGCATTTGGCTGCAGGCGGTGCCCACGGCAGCATCCCCGTCTACTCCACTGAAAGTGGCTGGCTCAATATGAGTGAAAAAGAGTTGGTCCATGAGGCCAAACAGGACATAAAAAGGGGGTTTACTGCGACAAAAATTAAAGTGGGCAAGCCATCTATTTATGAGGATGTTTGCCGCCTCTCGGCAATTCGTCAGGCTGTGGGGCCGGATTTTCAAATCATGATTGATGCCAACCAAGGCCTTACACTTCCCGACGCTTTGCGCCGTGCCAGAGCGTTTGAGGCCCTTAATCTCACGTGGATAGAAGAGCCACTGCCTGCAGATGATGTGCTCCAGCACAAACAGCTGGCAGCCCACACCAGTACTCCAATTGCCATTGGGGAAAGCCTTTATTCCCTTTCCCAATTTAAAGACTACCTTCACTCACAAGCCTGCTCCATTGTGCAGGTGGACGTGGCGCGTATCGGCGGAATTACTCCGTGGCTCAAAGTCGCACACTTGGCGCAAGCGTTTAATGTGCCTGTCTCCCCCCACTTTCTCATGGAGCTGCACCTGCCTTTGGTTTGCGCCGTGCCCAATGGGCGGTGGCTGGAATATATCCCCCAGCTTACCCCCATAACTAAGAGTTCGGTTTCCATAAAGGAAGGGCACGCGTACCCTTCAGCCGTCGCAGGGCACGGTATCGAATGGGACTGGGAGGCTATCGAGCAGGTACTAACCGCAAAAATTGAACTGTAA
- a CDS encoding amidohydrolase family protein, with amino-acid sequence MRLDAHQHFWKVSRGDYYWMTPEYASLKRDFLPDDLQCHLKACQMDGTIVVQAANTTEETQFILGLSEEHEWIKGVVGWVPLHDASSMEALKTFSKHPKFVGVRAMLHDLEPTDWINTHALQGAIDTIIDLELSLDVLVRPEHLKPVHGFLTRNPDLRCVIDHMAKPDLDTGRVLHWDHDLGQLATETGAYIKLSGLATQTQHAWTARKFEPYIEDVLALFGAGRCMFGSDWPVLTVNGSYESWVRALDNITGELSLKDKKGIWGESAAHFYRIQT; translated from the coding sequence ATGAGACTGGATGCCCATCAACATTTCTGGAAAGTTTCCCGGGGTGACTACTACTGGATGACACCAGAGTACGCTTCCTTAAAACGTGACTTTCTTCCTGATGACCTTCAATGCCACCTCAAGGCCTGTCAAATGGATGGCACCATCGTTGTACAAGCTGCAAATACTACCGAGGAGACCCAGTTCATTCTCGGGCTGAGCGAAGAGCATGAATGGATCAAAGGTGTGGTTGGCTGGGTTCCGCTGCATGATGCAAGTAGTATGGAAGCCCTAAAGACCTTTTCAAAACACCCGAAATTTGTGGGCGTTCGGGCAATGTTGCACGATCTTGAACCCACGGATTGGATCAATACCCATGCTTTGCAAGGGGCAATCGATACTATAATTGACCTGGAGCTTTCTCTGGATGTTCTTGTGCGCCCCGAGCATCTCAAGCCGGTGCATGGTTTTCTGACACGCAACCCCGACTTACGCTGTGTGATCGACCATATGGCAAAACCTGATCTGGATACGGGGAGGGTTCTTCACTGGGATCATGACTTGGGCCAGCTGGCAACGGAGACGGGGGCCTACATCAAACTCTCGGGGCTTGCCACACAAACCCAACATGCTTGGACCGCCCGAAAATTCGAACCCTATATCGAGGACGTTCTGGCACTGTTCGGGGCAGGGCGCTGCATGTTTGGCAGTGACTGGCCCGTTCTCACGGTAAACGGTAGTTATGAAAGCTGGGTTAGAGCCTTGGACAATATCACAGGTGAACTGTCTTTAAAGGATAAGAAAGGGATCTGGGGCGAGAGCGCCGCGCACTTTTATCGCATTCAGACTTAA